One region of Candidatus Zixiibacteriota bacterium genomic DNA includes:
- the larE gene encoding ATP-dependent sacrificial sulfur transferase LarE codes for MITTPLSRSSPSGESEIISTREGHLRAILAGMESAVVAYSGGVDSTYLACVAYESFGDRALIVTAQSPSMPEAEYVFAATLARERGWNFRAIETHETADSRWQSNDADRCYFCKAELFGVLTNLANQEGIRHILYGAIPEDARDVRPGQRAATEFAVCAPLVEAGLTKPEIRWLSRKRGLPSWDKPQMACLASRFATGTKISDDALRQVDRAEAALQALGFVGHRVRYHGEIARIELQQDDWNKIADADRRGRVVDHVRQFGFRYVTLDLAGYRPAGQNT; via the coding sequence ATGATCACGACACCGCTTTCCCGATCATCACCGTCCGGCGAATCGGAGATCATCTCCACGCGCGAGGGGCATCTGCGCGCGATTCTTGCCGGAATGGAGTCGGCCGTGGTCGCCTATTCGGGCGGGGTCGATTCGACCTATCTGGCCTGTGTCGCGTACGAATCCTTCGGCGACCGCGCGCTCATCGTGACGGCGCAATCGCCCTCGATGCCGGAAGCGGAGTATGTCTTTGCCGCAACCCTCGCGCGGGAACGCGGCTGGAACTTCCGCGCAATAGAGACGCACGAAACCGCCGATTCCCGCTGGCAGAGCAACGACGCCGACCGCTGCTACTTTTGCAAGGCCGAGTTATTCGGTGTGTTGACGAACCTGGCGAATCAGGAAGGGATCCGTCACATTCTGTACGGCGCCATTCCCGAAGATGCACGAGATGTTCGTCCGGGGCAGCGCGCCGCCACTGAGTTCGCCGTGTGCGCGCCATTGGTGGAGGCGGGTCTGACCAAACCGGAGATTCGTTGGCTCTCCAGGAAACGCGGCCTGCCCAGTTGGGACAAACCGCAGATGGCCTGTCTGGCCTCGCGGTTTGCCACCGGTACAAAGATCAGCGATGATGCTTTGCGTCAAGTCGACCGCGCCGAGGCCGCCTTGCAGGCACTGGGATTCGTAGGCCACCGCGTGCGGTATCACGGCGAGATCGCCCGCATCGAGTTGCAGCAAGACGATTGGAACAAGATCGCCGATGCCGACCGACGCGGACGTGTGGTCGACCACGTCCGGCAGTTCGGATTCAGATATGTGACGCTCGATCTGGCCGGGTACCGTCCGGCAGGACAGAACACGTGA